From Thermomicrobiales bacterium, a single genomic window includes:
- a CDS encoding FAD-binding oxidoreductase has protein sequence MGKNYASYSFWLETCGDDLTPRPALRGTVDVDVAILGAGFTGLWTAYYLLQRDPSLKVAILESEIAGFGASGRNGGTVGNRFPVGLRRMAQLFGRESAIDVQRAIGTVVDEIAGVAEREGIDMDYVHGGYTRLARSPYQMDVLRAEQRTMEEFGFGHGSVVLDADQVAERVAVAGAIGGHHQRHGGKIHPAKLARGLARAVERHGATIYEQSPVIGWTTGAYPALHTADGHARAKTIVLAGESYLSRFPEMRRKVMPVYSLITLTEPLSEADWQQIGWEAREGLSSATNMVKYLTHTADGRVLFGGRGAPYHLGSRIRDEYDRHAPTLGMLQDDVREWFPMLKGVKFTHSWGGPLGWPRDYVPTVSYDPKDGLAAAYGYTGTGVGPTNLFGRTVADLITQTDSDLTHLPFINRAGRKWEPEPFRFFGVRLVQRGFAQLDEKAEATGVAPDGSSLVERLTRH, from the coding sequence GTGGGAAAGAATTACGCGTCGTATAGCTTCTGGCTCGAGACCTGTGGCGACGACCTGACGCCGCGACCGGCGCTGCGTGGGACGGTCGACGTTGATGTGGCGATCCTCGGGGCCGGCTTCACCGGGTTGTGGACGGCCTACTACCTCTTGCAGCGCGATCCGTCGCTGAAGGTGGCGATTCTGGAGAGCGAGATCGCCGGGTTTGGCGCGTCGGGGCGCAACGGCGGCACGGTCGGCAACCGCTTCCCGGTCGGCTTGCGGCGCATGGCGCAGCTCTTCGGGCGAGAGTCGGCGATCGACGTGCAGCGCGCGATCGGCACGGTCGTCGACGAGATCGCTGGTGTCGCCGAACGTGAAGGCATCGACATGGACTACGTCCACGGCGGCTACACACGCCTCGCGCGCAGCCCCTACCAGATGGACGTTCTCCGTGCCGAGCAGCGCACAATGGAGGAGTTCGGCTTTGGCCACGGCTCGGTCGTGCTTGACGCCGACCAGGTCGCCGAGCGCGTCGCGGTCGCCGGTGCGATCGGCGGGCACCATCAGCGCCACGGAGGGAAGATCCACCCGGCGAAGCTGGCACGCGGACTGGCTCGCGCTGTCGAGCGTCATGGCGCGACGATCTACGAACAGTCGCCGGTTATCGGCTGGACGACCGGCGCGTACCCGGCACTGCATACGGCGGACGGCCACGCGCGGGCGAAGACGATCGTGCTGGCCGGTGAGTCGTACCTGTCGCGCTTCCCCGAGATGCGGCGCAAGGTGATGCCGGTCTACTCACTCATCACGCTCACCGAGCCGCTCTCCGAGGCGGACTGGCAGCAGATCGGGTGGGAAGCGCGCGAGGGACTTTCGTCGGCGACCAACATGGTTAAGTACCTGACGCACACCGCCGATGGCCGGGTGCTGTTTGGTGGACGCGGCGCACCCTACCACCTCGGCTCGCGCATTCGCGACGAGTACGACCGCCACGCGCCGACGCTCGGGATGTTGCAGGACGACGTGCGCGAGTGGTTCCCAATGCTGAAGGGCGTGAAATTCACCCACAGCTGGGGCGGGCCGCTGGGATGGCCGCGTGATTACGTCCCGACTGTCAGCTACGACCCAAAGGACGGGCTGGCCGCCGCCTATGGCTACACCGGCACCGGTGTCGGGCCAACCAACCTGTTCGGCCGCACGGTTGCCGATCTGATCACGCAGACCGACAGCGACCTCACGCATCTGCCGTTCATCAACCGCGCGGGACGGAAGTGGGAGCCGGAGCCATTCCGCTTCTTCGGCGTGCGCCTCGTGCAGCGCGGCTTCGCCCAGCTCGACGAGAAGGCCGAAGCAACCGGCGTCGCGCCCGATGGCTCGTCCCTCGTGGAGCGCCTGACGCGGCACTGA
- a CDS encoding amidohydrolase family protein, with the protein MDLALVNGNLLTMEDAQPTAEAALVRNGRITRIGTSSEIRRAAGDAPVFDCDGRTVVPGLIDGHAHFEMTCSALTHCLSLTTPPYNSLASIAGMIRERVSTTPPGEWILVRGSFNLYARVPEGRLFTRQELDAISDQHPIVVYSSLHVTMLNTLALQLLGLWDGEPPMGVVLHRAEDGTPTGAVTEVWDMVPPFTVAQVTSAIRARMTDLFLANGVTTIHNLPYSAEDILAVQDLQASGELPIRFRMYYHVPHQIDLDGLLAMGLRP; encoded by the coding sequence ATGGATCTCGCACTCGTCAATGGCAACCTGCTGACGATGGAGGATGCTCAGCCGACCGCCGAAGCCGCGCTCGTTCGCAACGGCCGGATCACCCGCATCGGCACGTCGAGCGAGATCCGGCGGGCGGCAGGTGACGCGCCCGTATTCGACTGTGACGGACGCACGGTCGTCCCCGGCCTGATCGACGGTCACGCGCACTTCGAGATGACGTGCTCCGCGCTGACGCATTGCCTCTCGCTCACGACGCCGCCGTACAACAGCCTCGCATCGATCGCCGGGATGATCCGCGAGCGCGTCAGCACAACTCCGCCCGGAGAGTGGATTCTTGTCCGCGGCTCGTTCAATCTCTACGCCCGCGTCCCCGAGGGACGGCTCTTCACTCGCCAGGAGCTCGATGCCATCTCGGACCAGCACCCGATCGTCGTCTACTCCTCGCTACATGTCACGATGCTCAACACCCTCGCGCTGCAGCTGCTCGGGTTGTGGGACGGCGAGCCGCCAATGGGGGTTGTCCTGCATCGCGCCGAGGATGGCACGCCGACCGGTGCCGTCACCGAGGTCTGGGACATGGTCCCGCCCTTCACCGTCGCGCAGGTGACATCGGCGATTCGTGCCCGCATGACTGACCTCTTCCTGGCCAACGGCGTGACGACGATCCACAACCTGCCGTATTCGGCCGAGGACATCCTCGCTGTCCAGGACCTGCAGGCGTCGGGCGAACTCCCGATTCGCTTCCGCATGTACTACCACGTGCCGCACCAGATTGATCTCGACGGCCTGCTGGCGATGGGTCTGCGACC